One window of Biomphalaria glabrata chromosome 6, xgBioGlab47.1, whole genome shotgun sequence genomic DNA carries:
- the LOC129926786 gene encoding muscarinic acetylcholine receptor M2-like — protein sequence MVNVSDSGWQGDTLSTSSIILAILTAIMSALITFVNLLTILVIRRTPSLRTLSNMYITSLALSDLVVGLSLIPLLLFFIPSTRVQLFDQNIQFCVLVFGINLGVAVVSNINMTLIAADRYIYITRPYVYKRAVNKPCVFILMACAWVFGALYALLPQLIHNHDVYSCDATLVMPVWYLFYTNLTMYSLLVITDLVLYSHILYVAHRQSRIITVVNASKNIPITSPVTSPSEHLTSKPGQNTGTNFSNSDQITLCKTDATLSNQTHSSMLKKDDIFSIHHIANEMCMEHIKETFFTKPRTISKKSHVNSQASSSSQSKNIEVLQVRRHEQTLKGADKLSTKLGNNRMKSVKFFMTVFGAYFVCLTPTIVCMGLDYYTPVPRFLYNIFNLLALLNSGINFIIYLTLNARFKLAVLRFLGLANRNVIDVTDLMTNFDA from the coding sequence ATGGTGAATGTCAGCGATAGTGGTTGGCAAGGGGATACTTTATCTACGTCATCTATCATACTGGCCATATTGACCGCTATAATGTCTGCTTTAATCACCTTCGTCAACCTGTTGACCATTCTTGTCATCAGGAGGACGCCAAGTCTCCGGACGCTGTCCAACATGTACATCACCTCCCTGGCATTATCTGACCTGGTGGTGGGCTTGAGTCTCATTCCTCTCCTCCTCTTCTTTATCCCGTCCACCCGTGTCCAGCTGTTTGACCAGAACATCCAGTTTTGTGTCCTCGTCTTCGGCATCAACCTCGGGGTAGCCGTTGTGTCCAACATCAACATGACCCTGATCGCCGCTGACCGCTACATCTACATCACCCGACCGTATGTCTACAAGAGAGCAGTGAACAAGCCCTGCGTATTTATTCTCATGGCTTGCGCTTGGGTGTTCGGGGCGCTGTATGCCCTTCTTCCCCAGCTGATCCACAACCACGACGTTTACTCCTGCGACGCCACGTTGGTGATGCCCGTGTGGTATTTATTCTACACCAACCTGACAATGTACTCACTGCTGGTCATCACTGACCTTGTACTGTACTCACATATTCTTTACGTGGCACACAGACAAAGCAGAATAATAACAGTAGTAAACGCATCAAAAAATATACCAATAACTTCGCCTGTAACTTCACCGTCAGAACATCTCACTTCAAAGCCTGGGCAAAATACTGGTACAAATTTTTCAAACAGTGACCAAATAACACTATGTAAAACTGATGCTACATTATCAAATCAAACACATTCGTCAATGTTAAAAAAGGATGACATATTTAGCATTCACCATATTGCCAACGAAATGTGTATGGAGCacattaaagaaacatttttcacAAAACCTAGAACTATTTCCAAAAAGTCTCACGTGAATTCCCAGGCTTCGTCTTCAAGTCAATCCAAAAATATAGAAGTCCTCCAAGTCAGACGCCACGAACAGACGCTTAAGGGTGCGGACAAGCTGTCAACAAAACTAGGCAACAATCGCATGAAAAGCGTCAAATTTTTCATGACTGTGTTCGGAGCGTACTTTGTCTGCCTGACCCCCACCATCGTGTGTATGGGGCTGGACTACTACACCCCTGTCCCCAGGTTCTTATACAATATCTTCAACCTGCTGGCTCTGCTTAACTCCGGCATTAACTTCATCATCTACCTGACCCTCAACGCCAGGTTCAAGCTGGCTGTTCTGCGCTTCTTGGGCCTAGCCAATCGTAATGTCATCGATGTCACTGACTTAATGACAAACTTTGATGCATGA